One genomic window of Gossypium hirsutum isolate 1008001.06 chromosome D11, Gossypium_hirsutum_v2.1, whole genome shotgun sequence includes the following:
- the LOC107912102 gene encoding D-aminoacyl-tRNA deacylase isoform X2, translating into MVTLVVATSADPASIGPASSLLAMPGWHPGPSLQDAASYTNKEVRLIKLDKRLVVENHLDKRWEEATGETVDDVVFLSKHVASSNRPALTIHPIGTPHLREGEALIAGGKPGWAAPPNPRIGPWFRLLKNIANSHNLVPEFEVTLEATHHGPEINSPTMFVEIGSTEEYWKRQDAAQAIALLVWEGLGLGERIAVGNWSRDNDRNKILLGIGGGHYVPRHMDIVRKDGVWIGHMLPGYSLLMEDPREAKSPTNSTVVGGTWRETIRVAFETTKLAFPGGEVLAHLDHKSFKGWQRNAIIRFLTEQNIKIGKPSDFCPW; encoded by the exons ATGGTGACACTGGTTGTGGCGACAAGCGCTGACCCGGCCTCCATCGGCCCGGCCTCTTCTCTCTTAGCTATGCCCGGCTGGCACCCCGGCCCCTCTCTCCAG GATGCTGCGAGTTATACGAACAAGGAAGTGAGGCTTATAAAGCTCGACAAGCGACTCGTCGTAGAGAACCATCTGGACAAGCGTTGGGAGGAAGCCACCGGCGAGACTGTCGACGACGTCGTCTTTCTCAGCAAACATGTCGCTTCCTCTAATAGACCTGCCCTTACGATTCACCCCATAG GCACGCCGCACCTTCGTGAAGGCGAGGCTTTGATTGCTGGCGGAAAGCCGGGATGGGCTGCACCACCTAACCCCCGGATTGGGCCGTGGTTTAGACTATTGAAGAACATCGCTAATTCACATAATTTAGTTCCTGAGTTTGAG GTCACATTGGAGGCTACTCATCATGGTCCTGAAATCAATTCGCCAACCATGTTCGTGGAAATTG GTAGTACAGAAGAGTATTGGAAGAGACAGGATGCTGCACAAGCCATTGCTCTG TTGGTGTGGGAAGGACTGGGTCTTGGAGAAAGAATTGCAGTTGGAAACTGGAGCAG GGACAATGATAGAAACAAAATCCTTCTTGGTATAGGCGGTGGTCACTACGTACCTAGGCATATGGATATTGTTCG GAAAGATGGTGTTTGGATAGGCCATATGCTGCCTGGGTATTCTCTATTGATGGAAGATCCTAGAGAAGCAAAATCACCAACAAATTCAACTGTTGTTGGTGGAACTTGGAGAGAAACAATCAGAGTTGCATTTGAGACCACCAAATTGGCTTTCCCTGGAGGAGAAGTTCTAGCACATCTAGATCACAA GAGTTTTAAGGGGTGGCAAAGAAATGCAATTATAAGGTTCTTAACTGAACAGAACATAAAGATTGGCAAACCGAGTGACTTCTGTCCTTGGTAA
- the LOC107912102 gene encoding D-aminoacyl-tRNA deacylase isoform X1, with amino-acid sequence MVTLVVATSADPASIGPASSLLAMPGWHPGPSLQDAASYTNKEVRLIKLDKRLVVENHLDKRWEEATGETVDDVVFLSKHVASSNRPALTIHPIGTPHLREGEALIAGGKPGWAAPPNPRIGPWFRLLKNIANSHNLVPEFEVTLEATHHGPEINSPTMFVEIGSTEEYWKRQDAAQAIALLVWEGLGLGERIAVGNWSRDNDRNKILLGIGGGHYVPRHMDIVRKDGVWIGHMLPGYSLLMEDPREAKSPTNSTVVGGTWRETIRVAFETTKLAFPGGEVLAHLDHKFNDQRPESKGASQGPTTMWPTFEVLTFSRDPCHWPC; translated from the exons ATGGTGACACTGGTTGTGGCGACAAGCGCTGACCCGGCCTCCATCGGCCCGGCCTCTTCTCTCTTAGCTATGCCCGGCTGGCACCCCGGCCCCTCTCTCCAG GATGCTGCGAGTTATACGAACAAGGAAGTGAGGCTTATAAAGCTCGACAAGCGACTCGTCGTAGAGAACCATCTGGACAAGCGTTGGGAGGAAGCCACCGGCGAGACTGTCGACGACGTCGTCTTTCTCAGCAAACATGTCGCTTCCTCTAATAGACCTGCCCTTACGATTCACCCCATAG GCACGCCGCACCTTCGTGAAGGCGAGGCTTTGATTGCTGGCGGAAAGCCGGGATGGGCTGCACCACCTAACCCCCGGATTGGGCCGTGGTTTAGACTATTGAAGAACATCGCTAATTCACATAATTTAGTTCCTGAGTTTGAG GTCACATTGGAGGCTACTCATCATGGTCCTGAAATCAATTCGCCAACCATGTTCGTGGAAATTG GTAGTACAGAAGAGTATTGGAAGAGACAGGATGCTGCACAAGCCATTGCTCTG TTGGTGTGGGAAGGACTGGGTCTTGGAGAAAGAATTGCAGTTGGAAACTGGAGCAG GGACAATGATAGAAACAAAATCCTTCTTGGTATAGGCGGTGGTCACTACGTACCTAGGCATATGGATATTGTTCG GAAAGATGGTGTTTGGATAGGCCATATGCTGCCTGGGTATTCTCTATTGATGGAAGATCCTAGAGAAGCAAAATCACCAACAAATTCAACTGTTGTTGGTGGAACTTGGAGAGAAACAATCAGAGTTGCATTTGAGACCACCAAATTGGCTTTCCCTGGAGGAGAAGTTCTAGCACATCTAGATCACAA GTTCAATGACCAACGGCCAGAAAGCAAAGGAGCGAGTCAAGGACCCACCACCATGTGGCCAACATTCGAGGTGCTAACTTTCAGTCGCGATCCATGCCACTGGCCATGCTAA
- the LOC107912101 gene encoding dof zinc finger protein DOF5.4 — protein sequence MQEIHLIEGGRLFNGGGGDGGGGDRKLRAHHQALKCPRCDSSNTKFCYYNNYNLSQPRYFCKNCRRYWTKGGVLRNVPVGGGCRKAKRSKTKPSSETTVSATAASALPHPEQQQRQHQNSDQRKADSHSSTESSSLNAANCKVAVTNNNNNNSNSNNNSSSVGTTEAASAITSRSTFYGNPNNLGLEPGLLEQGSDGGIFAEIGSLTNLITSPNNETLSFDFGTVLNRPGQWQPQQMTMSMGGEEITKGLLDQTVQIEQSNLNIKLDSGFQPLDWEGSEDQGLFGLPSTVDQTYWSVD from the coding sequence ATGCAAGAAATCCACTTGATCGAAGGTGGCCGTTTGTTTAACGGCGGCGGCGGCGACGGAGGGGGAGGAGACAGAAAGTTACGAGCACACCACCAAGCACTTAAGTGTCCCCGCTGCGACTCTTCCAACACGAAGTTTTGTTACTACAATAACTACAACCTCTCTCAGCCACGTTATTTCTGCAAGAACTGCCGTCGTTACTGGACAAAAGGAGGCGTCCTCCGTAACGTCCCCGTTGGCGGTGGTTGCCGCAAAGCCAAACGCTCCAAAACCAAACCTTCTTCCGAAACCACCGTTTCCGCCACCGCCGCATCTGCACTGCCACATCCGGAGCAACAACAACGGCAACACCAAAACAGCGATCAACGTAAAGCAGATTCTCATTCTAGTACTGAGAGCTCGAGCCTTAATGCAGCAAATTGTAAGGTGGCAGTGAcgaacaataataacaataatagcaaCAGCAACAATAACAGTTCTTCAGTCGGCACAACGGAGGCGGCGTCGGCAATTACATCTCGCTCTACGTTTTATGGAAACCCTAATAATTTAGGGTTGGAGCCAGGATTGCTAGAACAAGGATCGGACGGCGGGATTTTTGCGGAGATTGGTAGTTTAACGAACTTGATTACTTCACCAAACAATGAAACACTGTCGTTTGATTTCGGGACTGTATTAAATAGGCCAGGGCAGTGGCAGCCGCAACAAATGACGATGAGCATGGGAGGGGAGGAAATCACAAAGGGATTGCTTGATCAGACGGTGCAGATTGAGCAatcaaatttgaatattaaattggATAGTGGATTTCAGCCGTTGGATTGGGAAGGGAGTGAAGATCAAGGATTGTTTGGTCTTCCGAGCACCGTTGATCAAACATATTGGTCAGTGGACTGA
- the LOC107912100 gene encoding rhamnogalacturonan I rhamnosyltransferase 1 — protein sequence MCSVEGIGKKGGMRIGVIKGGGGGASGGERVEKWKKSSRMKVWIIRATTSVLLWTCIVQLTTLGETWGPRVLKGCPSCFSHQDSSVSAIEDKVPSVPARVIPPKRVYKNNGYLMVSCNGGLNQMRAAICDMVTIARYLNVTLIVPELDKTSFWADPSEFQDIFDVNHFITSLRDEVRILKELPPRLKRRVEMGFVYSMPPISWSDISYYHNQILPLIQKYKVIHLNRTDARLANNGQSLDVQKLRCRVNFNALRFTPQIEELGKRVIKLLRQNGPFIVLHLRYEMDMLAFSGCMQGCNNDEVEELTRMRYAYPWWKEKIINSDLKRKDGLCPLTPEETALILRALDIDKNYQIYIAAGEIYGGDKRMASLAAAYPKLVRKETLLGPSDLGFFQNHSSQMAALDYLVSLESDIFIPTYDGNMAKVVQGHRRYLGFKQTILLDRRLLVDLIDQYNNGSLSWIQFSDAVKETHERRRGQPSKRLVIPDRPKEEDYFYANPEECFQQPDGQLSST from the exons ATGTGCAGTGTTGAAGGGATAGGGAAAAAGGGAGGTATGAGAATCGGGGTAATAAAAGGGGGCGGAGGCGGAGCAAGCGGAGGAGAGAGAGTGGAGAAGTGGAAAAAGAGTTCGAGAATGAAGGTTTGGATCATACGCGCCACCACATCGGTGTTGCTGTGGACTTGTATCGTACAGTTAACGACCTTGGGAGAGACATGGGGACCTCGCGTCCTTAAGGGTTGCCCTTCCTGTTTCTCTCACCAGGATTCTTCCGTTTCCGCCATTGAAGACAAAGTTCCCTCGGTTCCCGCCCGTGTAATTCCTCCCAAAA GAGTGTATAAGAACAATGGTTATTTGATGGTTTCATGTAATGGAGGTCTCAATCAAATGCGAGCGGCA ATTTGTGACATGGTTACCATTGCAAGATATTTGAATGTCACGCTTATAGTCCCGGAGCTGGATAAAACATCCTTCTGGGCCGATCCCAG TGAATTTCAAGATATATTTGATGTGAATCATTTCATTACATCACTGAGGGATGAGGTTCGAATATTGAAGGAGTTGCCTCCTAGGCTTAAGAGGAGAGTGGAAATGGGGTTTGTGTATTCAATGCCACCAATTAGCTGGTCAGATATATCCTACTATCATAATCAG ATTCTTCCTCTGATACAGAAGTATAAAGTTATACATTTGAATAGAACTGACGCTCGACTTGCCAACAACGGGCAGTCTTTAGATGTTCAGAAGCTGCGATGTCGTgtaaattttaatgctttaagATTCACTCCTCAGATAGAAGAGTTGGGTAAACGAGTTATTAAGCTTCTGAGGCAAAATGGTCCTTTCATAGTACTTCACCTTAGATATGAAATGGACATGTTAGCATTTTCTGGCTGTATGCAAGGTTGCAACAATGACGAGGTGGAGGAGTTAACAAGAATGAG ATACGCTTATCCATGgtggaaagaaaaaataataaattctgACTTGAAAAGGAAAGATGGTTTGTGCCCCTTGACGCCTGAGGAAACTGCCCTTATTTTGAGGGCACTGGACATTGATAAAAATTACCAAATCTATATCGCAGCTGGTGAAATATATGGTGGAGATAAGAGAATGGCCAGTCTTGCTGCTGCTTATCCAAAATTG GTTAGAAAGGAGACTCTATTGGGGCCATCTGACCTTGGGTTTTTCCAAAATCATTCATCCCAGATGGCAGCATTAGATTATCTTGTTTCATTGGAGAGTGATATTTTTATTCCTACTTATGATGGGAACATGGCTAAAGTTGTTCAAGGCCATCGCAG GTATCTGGGGTTCAAGCAGACAATTTTGTTGGACAGAAGGCTATTAGTCGATTTAATAGACCAGTACAATAATGGATCTCTAAGTTGGATCCAGTTCTCAGACGCTGTGAAGGAAACTCATGAAAGGCGCAGGGGGCAACCGAGTAAAAGGTTGGTGATTCCTGACAGGCCAAAAGAAGAGGATTACTTCTATGCCAACCCAGAAGAATGCTTTCAACAACCGGATGGTCAACTAAGTAGCACGTGA